One window of the Endomicrobium proavitum genome contains the following:
- a CDS encoding DUF362 domain-containing protein translates to MSSKVYFLPWKKRNELYKFLKKAKAFEHVKARNFIAIKIHFGEDGNEGYIKPQYVAPVVKIAREKTAFPFLTDCSTIYVGKRSDAYHHALLANKHGFTIESCGCPVIIADGIRGNTKEYVKVNLKHFKTVSIGSDIAQSDGFIFMNHFKGHEISGFGGALKNIGMGCGSKEGKYAMHHSSKPAVKVSKCTACGNCVKHCYQGALKLVNKKIVMDKKKCVGCGQCIVSCVFGVFELNWNESPKAVQEKIVEYAAGVLKNKKASYINFLNHISKNCDCFSVKNPPLMEDVGIVAGADPVAVDQASYDLVNKAYGKNFFKKIFPEIDPTAQLEYAEKIGLGTRDYELINY, encoded by the coding sequence ATGTCTTCAAAAGTTTACTTTTTACCTTGGAAGAAGCGTAATGAGTTATATAAGTTTTTAAAAAAAGCAAAAGCGTTTGAACATGTAAAAGCGAGAAATTTTATTGCTATAAAAATTCATTTTGGGGAAGACGGTAATGAGGGGTATATAAAACCTCAATACGTTGCGCCGGTTGTTAAAATTGCTCGGGAAAAAACGGCGTTTCCGTTTCTTACCGACTGCAGCACAATTTATGTAGGCAAACGTTCCGACGCGTATCATCACGCGTTGCTTGCAAACAAGCATGGGTTTACAATAGAAAGCTGCGGTTGTCCTGTTATAATTGCCGACGGTATAAGAGGAAACACAAAAGAATACGTTAAAGTAAATTTAAAACATTTTAAAACAGTTTCTATAGGCAGCGATATTGCGCAGTCGGACGGTTTTATTTTTATGAACCATTTTAAAGGTCATGAAATATCCGGCTTTGGCGGAGCGTTAAAAAATATTGGCATGGGCTGCGGCAGCAAAGAAGGAAAATACGCCATGCATCATTCATCAAAGCCTGCGGTAAAAGTTTCAAAATGCACGGCATGCGGAAACTGTGTTAAACATTGCTATCAGGGCGCGCTAAAACTTGTCAACAAAAAAATAGTTATGGACAAAAAAAAATGCGTAGGCTGCGGTCAGTGTATTGTGTCGTGCGTGTTCGGCGTGTTTGAACTTAATTGGAACGAAAGCCCAAAAGCTGTTCAGGAAAAAATTGTGGAATACGCTGCAGGCGTGTTAAAAAATAAAAAAGCTTCTTACATAAATTTTTTAAATCATATAAGCAAAAACTGCGATTGTTTCTCGGTGAAAAATCCGCCGTTAATGGAAGACGTGGGCATTGTAGCCGGCGCAGACCCCGTAGCCGTAGATCAGGCAAGCTACGATTTAGTAAATAAAGCTTACGGAAAAAATTTCTTTAAGAAAATTTTCCCTGAAATAGATCCAACCGCCCAATTAGAATACGCCGAAAAAATAGGCCTTGGAACAAGGGATTACGAGTTGATTAATTACTAA
- a CDS encoding SMI1/KNR4 family protein: MYSFQKLEDLISKYSKVKSFTGGVNGKKIAYIEKELNVILPEQYKWFLAKYGYGGVLGIEILGAALNNTYPVIEYTQNCREYNLNKQWIVIENCDEYYYCLSCEDGKVRDWDLRKKTYYEYPNFVDFLYETIMDSAENWQE, from the coding sequence ATGTATTCTTTTCAAAAACTTGAAGATTTGATTTCAAAATATTCTAAAGTTAAAAGTTTTACGGGTGGAGTAAATGGCAAAAAAATAGCTTATATAGAAAAAGAATTAAACGTTATTTTACCTGAACAATATAAATGGTTTTTAGCAAAATATGGTTACGGAGGCGTATTAGGTATAGAAATATTAGGAGCAGCCTTAAATAATACTTATCCCGTTATTGAATATACACAAAATTGCAGAGAATATAATCTAAATAAACAATGGATAGTTATAGAAAATTGTGATGAATATTACTATTGCTTATCTTGTGAAGATGGAAAAGTTAGAGATTGGGATTTAAGAAAAAAAACTTATTATGAGTATCCAAATTTTGTAGATTTCTTATACGAAACAATAATGGATAGTGCAGAAAATTGGCAGGAATAA
- a CDS encoding SMI1/KNR4 family protein translates to MHTYEEIEHLVEKYKSAAFFTGGVCESKIKDAQQQLGVSFPEQYKWFLSKYGHGGVNGSWIEGIGKSSEYPVVEQTKSIRKYSRKNLNNQWVIIYDVDEYYYCLSCEDGKVRDWDLSGKTYYEIDSFLDFLYTIIMESVDNDGNIYRDEWKKIALK, encoded by the coding sequence ATGCATACTTATGAAGAAATAGAGCATTTAGTAGAAAAGTATAAAAGTGCAGCATTCTTTACCGGCGGAGTATGTGAAAGTAAAATAAAAGATGCTCAACAACAGTTAGGAGTATCTTTCCCTGAACAGTATAAATGGTTTCTATCAAAATACGGACATGGAGGAGTGAATGGAAGTTGGATAGAAGGTATAGGGAAAAGTTCAGAATATCCTGTAGTTGAGCAAACCAAAAGCATTAGAAAATATTCCAGAAAAAATCTCAATAATCAATGGGTTATCATATACGATGTGGATGAATATTACTATTGTTTATCTTGTGAAGATGGAAAAGTTAGAGATTGGGATTTAAGCGGCAAAACATATTATGAAATTGACAGTTTTTTAGATTTTTTATATACGATAATTATGGAATCAGTAGATAATGACGGAAACATATATAGAGATGAATGGAAAAAAATAGCGCTAAAATAA
- a CDS encoding regulatory protein RecX gives MKIEKLEKVPTRKEIFKLSFDSGENVILSADIIVKFSLNNGVVISKETYKEVLAADKAYRVTYDALNLISRSSYSSKTLCDKLLQKGYELENAKAAVARLKELGYINDDKYALEYTKYLLSKGKGEFAIKAALAEKGASKEQISNALELTKTEEEPFERIIKIMKTRFKNFDAKDQNEIRRAASFFLRRGFTSQDIAKALREYKNIIIE, from the coding sequence ATGAAAATAGAAAAACTTGAAAAAGTTCCTACAAGAAAAGAAATATTCAAACTATCCTTTGACAGCGGGGAAAACGTTATTTTATCTGCTGATATTATAGTTAAGTTTAGCCTTAATAACGGAGTTGTAATATCTAAAGAAACTTATAAAGAAGTTTTAGCGGCAGATAAAGCTTACCGCGTAACTTACGACGCGCTTAACTTAATTTCGCGCAGCTCTTACAGCTCTAAAACGCTTTGCGACAAACTCTTACAAAAAGGTTACGAACTTGAAAACGCAAAAGCTGCAGTTGCAAGACTTAAAGAATTAGGCTACATCAACGACGACAAATACGCTTTAGAATATACAAAATATCTTCTGTCAAAAGGAAAAGGGGAATTCGCAATAAAAGCCGCTCTTGCGGAAAAAGGCGCTTCAAAAGAACAAATAAGCAATGCCTTAGAACTTACAAAAACAGAAGAAGAACCTTTTGAACGCATTATAAAAATAATGAAAACCAGATTTAAAAATTTTGACGCGAAAGATCAAAATGAAATCAGGCGCGCCGCGTCATTTTTTTTAAGAAGAGGTTTCACTTCGCAAGACATAGCCAAAGCGTTAAGAGAATACAAAAATATAATAATAGAATAG
- the purH gene encoding bifunctional phosphoribosylaminoimidazolecarboxamide formyltransferase/IMP cyclohydrolase: protein MPTALLSVSDKTGIVKFAQELKTLGWQIISSGGTAKTLKENNIECREISEVTGFPEILDGRVKTLNPKIHGGILAIREKSEHAAQLKKHDINAIDIVAVNLYPFEETINKIPKPENKKINQEVIENIDIGGVALLRAAAKNYKDVLVICDAADYDNVIEKLNSKSADGEFKLALAAKAFRHTAYYDSLISNYLTYEKFPSQASIPLKKLSGLRYGENPHQGAALYGNGTQANKSVVISAKQLHGKELSYNNYLDLEAAWRLVHEFGAPACAIIKHNNPCGCAEGENVKEAYLKALECDPVSAFGGIIAFNKPVDADTAQEISKLFAECVITSEYSKEAFEILTKKKNIRLLQQPIPYAVEKSETEYRMLTSGMLVQDRDNELFAKTESMTKRSPTQIETQALDFAWKICKHVKSNAIILVRGRQTVGIGAGQMSRIDSLQIALKKMREIAAETAGKDTPLVLASDAFFPFPDVVEEAAKAGVTAIIQPGGSIKDQDSINAADNNGIAMVATGMRHFKH from the coding sequence ATGCCTACGGCACTGCTTAGCGTTTCAGACAAAACGGGAATTGTAAAATTTGCGCAGGAATTAAAAACTTTGGGGTGGCAAATAATTTCAAGCGGCGGAACCGCAAAAACGTTAAAAGAAAATAATATTGAATGCCGGGAAATATCCGAAGTTACCGGGTTTCCTGAAATTCTTGACGGAAGGGTGAAAACTCTAAATCCTAAAATTCACGGCGGCATTCTTGCAATAAGAGAAAAATCTGAACATGCCGCGCAGCTTAAAAAACACGATATAAACGCAATAGATATTGTTGCGGTAAATCTTTATCCGTTTGAAGAAACCATCAACAAAATACCAAAACCGGAAAATAAAAAAATAAATCAGGAAGTAATTGAAAATATAGACATCGGCGGCGTTGCGCTTTTAAGAGCGGCTGCAAAAAATTATAAAGACGTTTTAGTTATTTGCGACGCAGCCGATTATGACAATGTAATTGAAAAATTAAATTCCAAATCCGCAGACGGCGAGTTTAAACTTGCCCTTGCGGCAAAAGCTTTCCGCCATACCGCTTATTATGATTCTTTAATATCTAATTATTTAACTTATGAAAAATTTCCGTCGCAGGCTTCTATACCGCTTAAAAAACTTTCCGGTTTAAGATACGGAGAAAACCCGCATCAAGGGGCGGCTCTTTACGGTAACGGAACTCAAGCAAATAAGTCTGTTGTAATATCGGCAAAACAGCTTCACGGGAAAGAGCTTTCTTATAACAACTATTTAGATTTGGAAGCGGCATGGAGACTTGTGCACGAGTTTGGCGCGCCCGCTTGCGCAATTATAAAACACAACAATCCTTGCGGCTGCGCCGAGGGAGAAAACGTTAAAGAAGCTTATTTAAAAGCCCTTGAGTGCGACCCTGTAAGCGCGTTCGGCGGCATTATAGCGTTTAACAAACCCGTTGACGCGGACACAGCGCAAGAAATTTCAAAACTTTTTGCGGAGTGCGTTATAACTTCCGAATATTCCAAAGAAGCGTTTGAAATTTTAACAAAGAAAAAAAATATCAGACTGTTGCAACAGCCAATACCTTATGCGGTTGAAAAATCCGAAACCGAATACAGAATGTTAACTTCAGGAATGCTTGTTCAAGACAGAGACAATGAGCTTTTTGCAAAAACCGAAAGCATGACAAAACGCAGCCCGACGCAAATTGAAACGCAGGCTTTAGATTTTGCGTGGAAAATTTGCAAACACGTAAAATCAAACGCAATTATTTTGGTAAGAGGAAGACAAACCGTAGGCATTGGCGCCGGACAAATGAGCAGAATAGATTCTCTTCAAATAGCCCTTAAAAAGATGAGAGAAATTGCAGCTGAAACGGCGGGAAAAGATACTCCGTTAGTTCTTGCTTCAGACGCATTCTTTCCGTTTCCCGACGTTGTTGAAGAAGCCGCAAAGGCAGGCGTTACGGCAATAATTCAGCCCGGCGGCTCTATTAAAGATCAAGATTCTATAAACGCCGCAGACAACAACGGCATAGCAATGGTAGCAACCGGCATGAGACACTTTAAACATTGA
- the lipA gene encoding lipoyl synthase → MKTAKKKIIIADIAALKKNFAYNGLNTVCQSAKCPNIGECYKNKTATFLILGKNCTRACAFCGVDKFTPEPLDADEPKRVARAIKDLGLSYSVITSVTRDDLPDGGAEHFARTITEIKNSIPNVKIEVLVPDFKGEQSSLNIVLAAKPDVFSHNLETVAPLYNMARKGADYKRSLDVLKYAKRKGFKVKTGIMTGLGETLSQIFNLIDDVKNAGIDILTVGQYLAPTKKHLPVVKEYSPKEFEEIEKYALKINIPKIVCGRYVRSSYLAEKHYNS, encoded by the coding sequence ATGAAAACAGCAAAGAAAAAAATAATTATCGCCGACATAGCCGCGCTTAAAAAGAATTTTGCCTATAACGGATTAAACACCGTTTGCCAAAGCGCAAAATGTCCTAATATAGGCGAATGCTATAAAAATAAAACCGCAACATTTTTAATTCTTGGGAAAAACTGCACGCGCGCATGCGCTTTTTGCGGCGTGGATAAATTTACTCCAGAACCGTTAGACGCAGACGAACCTAAACGCGTTGCGCGGGCAATAAAAGATTTAGGACTTTCTTACAGCGTCATAACTTCCGTAACGCGCGATGATTTGCCCGACGGCGGCGCAGAGCATTTTGCGCGCACAATTACGGAAATAAAAAATTCAATTCCAAACGTAAAAATTGAAGTTTTAGTTCCGGATTTCAAAGGCGAGCAAAGTTCGTTAAATATAGTTTTAGCGGCAAAACCTGATGTGTTTTCTCACAATTTGGAAACTGTCGCACCGCTTTATAATATGGCGCGCAAAGGCGCCGACTACAAACGCTCGCTTGACGTGTTAAAATACGCAAAGAGAAAAGGTTTTAAAGTAAAAACGGGCATAATGACAGGGCTTGGCGAAACTTTAAGCCAAATTTTTAATTTAATTGACGACGTGAAAAACGCCGGAATAGATATTTTAACCGTAGGGCAATATCTTGCGCCTACAAAAAAACATCTTCCCGTTGTAAAAGAATACTCGCCCAAAGAGTTTGAAGAAATCGAAAAATACGCGTTAAAAATAAACATTCCTAAAATTGTCTGCGGACGTTATGTGCGCAGCTCTTATCTTGCCGAAAAACACTACAACAGCTAA
- a CDS encoding phosphatidylserine decarboxylase, with protein sequence MSIVKEGYPFILIPFIAGAASVYAGTQISFVFYVIGAILLLAALFCLYFFRDPKIKITEGENLILSPCNGTVLEVSENENEKVIRVFLSVFDVHLQRSPIAGKVTKVEYKPGKFLKAMEPEAHIVNEQNVITIENKNGTYLVKQIAGILARRCVSWVKAGDVLKTGDKIGVIKFSSQVDLHMPKNITIKVKKGDKVVSAITVLGSIN encoded by the coding sequence ATGTCCATTGTAAAAGAAGGTTATCCGTTTATTTTAATTCCGTTTATTGCGGGAGCGGCGTCAGTTTATGCCGGAACGCAAATAAGTTTTGTGTTCTATGTTATCGGCGCAATTTTACTTTTAGCGGCGTTGTTTTGCCTGTATTTTTTCAGAGACCCTAAAATTAAAATAACGGAAGGGGAAAATTTAATTCTCTCGCCGTGCAACGGCACGGTTTTAGAAGTAAGCGAAAATGAAAATGAAAAAGTTATAAGAGTTTTTTTATCTGTTTTTGACGTGCATTTGCAGCGTTCCCCTATAGCCGGAAAAGTTACAAAAGTAGAATATAAACCGGGGAAATTTTTAAAAGCCATGGAGCCCGAAGCGCATATAGTAAACGAACAAAACGTAATAACCATAGAAAATAAAAACGGAACATATCTTGTAAAACAGATAGCCGGAATTTTGGCAAGAAGATGCGTATCTTGGGTAAAAGCCGGCGACGTTTTAAAAACAGGCGACAAAATAGGCGTTATAAAATTCAGCTCGCAGGTAGATTTGCATATGCCCAAAAACATAACGATAAAAGTAAAAAAAGGCGACAAAGTAGTTTCCGCCATAACAGTTTTGGGCTCTATAAATTAA
- the pssA gene encoding CDP-diacylglycerol--serine O-phosphatidyltransferase — MKTTSLKKGIYILPSLFTCGNMTFGFLSMLSSVSGHFTQAAWLLICSIACDMLDGRVARMTKTTSEFGVQLDSLSDLISFGLAPAIMIYMLGLKDMGKIGIAIAVLFVLCSALRLAKFNVKAQDGVVHSSFSGLPTPASAGLLISFVLSFELLNTGGQSLTFKSIPLLMNTMPTFFNAMPVVMVVLSLLMVSNIPFASFKKMKLSKPQALQVLVIIIVLLVIVIVYPQNTFFILFSLYVLSGVVIYALKYLNRVKNYAKRKTGKRKRKHE, encoded by the coding sequence ATGAAAACAACCAGTTTGAAAAAAGGCATTTACATTCTGCCGAGTTTATTTACATGCGGAAATATGACTTTTGGATTTTTGTCAATGTTATCGTCGGTATCGGGACATTTCACGCAGGCGGCATGGCTTTTAATTTGTTCCATAGCTTGCGATATGCTTGACGGCCGCGTTGCAAGAATGACAAAAACCACAAGCGAATTCGGCGTGCAGCTTGACTCTTTAAGCGACTTGATTTCTTTCGGATTAGCGCCGGCAATTATGATTTACATGTTAGGGCTTAAAGATATGGGTAAAATCGGCATTGCCATAGCCGTTTTATTTGTTTTGTGCAGCGCGTTGAGGCTTGCAAAATTTAACGTTAAAGCGCAAGACGGCGTAGTGCACTCGTCTTTTTCCGGACTTCCTACTCCGGCATCAGCGGGGCTTTTAATATCTTTTGTTTTAAGTTTTGAACTTTTAAATACCGGCGGGCAGTCGCTTACTTTTAAATCTATACCGCTGCTTATGAACACAATGCCCACATTTTTTAACGCAATGCCGGTGGTAATGGTTGTGCTCTCGCTTCTTATGGTTTCAAACATACCGTTTGCGTCGTTTAAGAAAATGAAACTTTCAAAACCGCAGGCGCTGCAGGTTCTTGTAATTATAATAGTGCTTTTGGTAATTGTTATAGTTTATCCGCAAAATACATTTTTTATTTTGTTCTCGCTGTATGTTTTGTCCGGCGTTGTAATTTACGCTTTGAAATATCTTAACCGCGTTAAAAATTACGCTAAAAGAAAAACCGGAAAAAGGAAACGCAAACATGAGTAA
- a CDS encoding 2-isopropylmalate synthase, which produces MKQDKIIFFDTTLRDGEQSPGASMNFQEKLLVAKQLETLGVDVIEAGFPISSPGDFESVKAIAKAVKKSSVAGLARASEKDIKAAWDAVKYAKKPRIHIFLATSDLHIEKKLQKTRAQILEMAVKAVKYGKSLCKDIEFSAEDAGRSDMDFLCKVVEAVINAGASTVNIPDTVGYTMPAEFGAKIAEIKKRVPNINKAIISVHCHNDLGLAVANSLSAIENGARQVECTINGIGERAGNASLEEIAMAIKVRPHYYNVGHNINTKEIYKTSKLVSSLTGVAVQVNKAVVGANAFAHESGIHQDGVLKSRETYEIMNPADVGVPESSLVLGKHSGRHALFNRIKSLGYKLESKALEQIFEKFKVLADKKKVIFDDDIVALIEEDAASEKEIFSLVYQSATSGTATIPTATVRITDNNKKDKVLQEAACGVGPVDATYRAIDKITKMDIKLTDFSLKAVSSGVDALGEVFLKAKHKGMIFSGKGTSTDIVEASAKAYMQAINKAKAFDKKK; this is translated from the coding sequence ATGAAACAAGACAAGATAATATTTTTTGATACAACTTTAAGAGACGGGGAACAATCGCCCGGCGCAAGTATGAATTTTCAAGAAAAGCTGCTTGTTGCAAAACAGCTGGAAACGCTCGGCGTTGACGTTATTGAAGCCGGTTTTCCTATTTCAAGCCCCGGAGATTTTGAATCCGTAAAAGCCATAGCGAAAGCTGTAAAAAAATCGTCGGTTGCCGGGCTTGCAAGAGCTTCCGAGAAAGATATAAAAGCAGCTTGGGACGCCGTTAAATATGCAAAAAAACCGAGAATCCACATATTTTTGGCAACTTCAGATTTGCACATTGAGAAGAAACTTCAAAAAACAAGAGCTCAAATTTTGGAAATGGCCGTAAAAGCCGTTAAATACGGAAAAAGTTTGTGCAAAGACATAGAATTTTCCGCCGAAGACGCAGGACGTTCCGACATGGATTTTTTGTGCAAAGTCGTTGAAGCCGTTATTAACGCAGGGGCGTCAACGGTAAATATTCCCGATACGGTAGGTTACACAATGCCTGCGGAGTTCGGCGCAAAAATTGCGGAAATAAAAAAACGCGTTCCTAACATTAACAAGGCGATAATAAGCGTTCACTGTCATAACGATTTAGGTTTGGCTGTGGCAAACTCTCTTTCTGCAATAGAAAACGGCGCAAGACAAGTTGAATGCACAATTAACGGAATAGGCGAAAGAGCGGGAAACGCAAGCCTTGAAGAAATTGCAATGGCTATTAAAGTGCGTCCGCATTATTATAATGTGGGGCACAATATTAACACAAAAGAAATTTATAAAACCAGCAAACTTGTGTCTTCTTTAACGGGCGTTGCCGTGCAGGTAAATAAAGCCGTAGTGGGCGCAAACGCTTTTGCGCACGAATCCGGCATTCATCAGGACGGCGTTTTAAAATCAAGAGAAACTTATGAAATAATGAACCCCGCGGACGTTGGCGTTCCGGAAAGCTCGCTTGTTTTAGGCAAACATTCCGGCAGACACGCGCTATTTAACAGAATCAAATCGCTGGGATACAAACTTGAAAGCAAAGCTTTGGAGCAAATTTTTGAAAAGTTCAAAGTTTTGGCGGACAAGAAAAAAGTTATTTTTGACGACGACATAGTAGCTTTAATAGAAGAAGACGCCGCTTCCGAAAAAGAAATATTTTCTTTGGTATATCAAAGCGCCACAAGCGGAACCGCAACAATTCCTACTGCAACCGTGCGCATAACAGATAACAATAAAAAGGACAAAGTCCTTCAGGAAGCCGCCTGCGGAGTTGGCCCTGTGGACGCAACTTACAGAGCAATAGATAAAATAACAAAAATGGATATAAAGCTTACGGATTTTTCTTTGAAAGCCGTATCTTCAGGCGTGGACGCGCTGGGCGAAGTTTTCTTAAAAGCCAAACACAAAGGAATGATTTTTTCCGGCAAAGGCACTTCAACAGATATTGTTGAAGCCAGCGCAAAAGCGTATATGCAGGCAATAAATAAAGCAAAAGCGTTTGATAAAAAGAAATAA
- the leuC gene encoding 3-isopropylmalate dehydratase large subunit, with protein sequence MGSTITEKILAAHAGKKVVEAGEFIEPKVDIALSNDVTAPLAIKEFRKSGVKKVFDKNKIALVMDHFTPNKDILSAEHVKFVREFAKEQKIKHYYEGGNVGVEHALLPEKGIVVPGDVVIGADSHTCTYGALGAFSTGVGSTDVAAAMATGKVWFKVPQSIKFVLTGKLNKWVSGKDIILYIIGLIGVDGALYNAMEFDGPLVKKLTMADRFTISNMAIEAGGKSGIFTPDEITEKYVAKRALRKYKFYKSDKDAHYHKTLEIDCGKLYPQISLPFLPSNTKAAKDVKRTYIDQVVIGSCTNGRIEDLRVAAGIIKGKKVNSNVRTLIIPATPEVWAQADKEGLFKIFMDAGCVVSAPTCGPCLGGHMGILAAGERCVSTTNRNFVGRMGHVQSEVILSNPAVAAASAIKGYIATPDEI encoded by the coding sequence ATGGGAAGCACGATTACGGAAAAAATTCTTGCGGCTCACGCAGGAAAAAAAGTTGTTGAGGCCGGGGAATTTATTGAGCCTAAAGTTGACATAGCTCTTTCTAACGACGTTACCGCGCCGCTTGCGATAAAAGAGTTTAGAAAATCCGGAGTAAAAAAAGTTTTTGACAAAAATAAAATCGCTTTGGTAATGGATCACTTCACTCCCAATAAAGATATTTTAAGCGCCGAACACGTAAAATTTGTGCGCGAATTTGCAAAAGAACAAAAAATAAAACATTACTACGAAGGCGGAAACGTAGGCGTTGAACACGCTCTGCTTCCTGAAAAAGGTATAGTAGTTCCCGGCGACGTTGTTATAGGCGCAGACAGCCACACTTGCACATACGGCGCGCTTGGCGCGTTCTCTACGGGCGTCGGTTCCACAGACGTTGCGGCGGCAATGGCTACGGGGAAAGTTTGGTTTAAAGTTCCTCAATCAATAAAATTTGTTTTAACCGGCAAGCTTAACAAATGGGTTAGCGGGAAAGATATTATTCTTTACATTATCGGTTTGATTGGCGTTGACGGCGCGCTTTACAACGCTATGGAATTTGACGGTCCGCTTGTAAAAAAACTTACAATGGCGGACAGATTTACAATTTCCAACATGGCAATAGAAGCCGGCGGAAAAAGCGGAATTTTTACGCCCGACGAAATAACGGAAAAATACGTTGCAAAAAGAGCGCTTCGCAAATATAAATTTTACAAAAGCGACAAAGACGCTCACTATCACAAAACTTTAGAAATAGACTGCGGAAAACTTTATCCGCAAATTTCTTTGCCGTTTTTGCCGTCTAACACAAAGGCGGCAAAAGACGTTAAAAGAACTTACATAGACCAGGTTGTTATAGGTTCCTGCACAAACGGGCGCATTGAAGATTTGCGCGTTGCCGCAGGAATTATAAAAGGCAAAAAAGTAAATTCTAACGTTCGCACATTAATAATTCCGGCAACGCCTGAAGTTTGGGCGCAGGCGGATAAAGAAGGTTTATTTAAAATTTTCATGGACGCAGGGTGCGTAGTTTCTGCGCCTACGTGCGGACCGTGCCTTGGCGGACATATGGGAATTCTTGCCGCAGGCGAACGCTGCGTTTCAACTACAAACAGAAATTTTGTAGGCAGAATGGGACATGTCCAATCCGAAGTAATTTTATCAAACCCCGCGGTAGCGGCGGCAAGCGCAATTAAAGGATATATTGCAACGCCGGACGAAATTTAA
- the leuD gene encoding 3-isopropylmalate dehydratase small subunit, with protein sequence MILKGKVHKYGSNVNTDEIIPARYLNSSDAAVLAKYCMEDIDKNFVKNVKKGDVIVAENNFGCGSSREHAPIAIKAAGVSAVIANSFARIFFRNAINIGLPILESPEAVKAIKNGDAIEINLNKGIIKNITKKETYQAQPFPEFMQKIIKAGGLLGYIKK encoded by the coding sequence ATAATTTTAAAAGGTAAGGTTCACAAATACGGGTCTAACGTTAATACGGATGAAATAATTCCGGCAAGATATTTAAATTCTTCCGATGCTGCGGTTTTGGCTAAATATTGTATGGAAGACATAGATAAAAATTTTGTTAAAAATGTTAAAAAGGGCGACGTTATTGTTGCCGAAAATAATTTTGGCTGCGGCTCTTCGCGCGAACATGCGCCTATAGCAATTAAAGCGGCAGGCGTTTCTGCGGTTATTGCAAATTCTTTTGCGAGAATATTTTTTAGAAATGCAATAAATATAGGTCTTCCTATTTTAGAATCTCCGGAAGCTGTAAAAGCTATAAAAAACGGCGACGCAATTGAAATAAATCTTAACAAAGGCATAATAAAAAATATAACAAAAAAAGAAACATACCAAGCCCAGCCCTTTCCTGAATTTATGCAAAAAATAATTAAAGCCGGCGGGTTGCTTGGATACATTAAAAAATAG